The proteins below come from a single Papaver somniferum cultivar HN1 chromosome 11, ASM357369v1, whole genome shotgun sequence genomic window:
- the LOC113325267 gene encoding uncharacterized protein LOC113325267 has protein sequence MASKGGGGEGNRGDGVKDFKLSLSSSLKIQRGDITMWSVNGTSDAIVNAANEKMLGGGGVDGAVHRAAGPELRRACYTVPEVRPGIRCPKGEARITPAFQLPVFHVIHAVGPVYHVDNHPEVTLRNAYRNCLKLAKENKIEYIAFPAISCGAYGYPYDEAAAIAISTIMELDGDFKEVHFVLFEDDIYDAWLNKANALL, from the exons ATGGCATCTAAGGGCGGCGGAGGAGAAGGAAATCGCGGTGATGGTGTTAAGGATTTCAAATTATCTTTATCAAGTAGTCTTAAAATACAAAGAGGTGATATCACAATGTGGTCGGTTAATGGTACTTCTGATGCCATT GTAAATGCAGCTAATGAAAAGATGCTTGGAGGTGGGGGTGTTGATGGAG CCGTACATAGAGCAGCAGGACCTGAACTAAGAAGAGCTTGTTATACTGTTCCAGAGGTCCGTCCTGGAATTCGCTGTCCAAAAGGAGAAGCCAGAATTACTCC AGCATTTCAGTTGCCCGTTTTTCATGTTATTCACGCTGTTGGTCCTGTTTATCACGTTGATAATCACCCAGAAGTTACTCTAAGAAATGCATACAG AAACTGCTTAAAGCTTGCAAAAGAGAACAAGATAGAGTATATCGCCTTTCCTGCCATATCTTGTGGTGCTTATGG TTATCCCTATGACGAAGCTGCTGCAATTGCAATATCTACTATAATGGAATTAGATGGTGACTTCAAAGAG GTGCACTTTGTTCTATTTGAAGATGACATTTACGATGCTTGGTTGAATAAGGCAAATGCATTGCTTTAG
- the LOC113321062 gene encoding uncharacterized protein LOC113321062 encodes MASKGGRDDGIKVFKISSTSSLKIQRGDITMWSVNGTSDAIVNTANEKMLGGGGLDGVIHGAAGPELREACYTVPEVSLGIRCPKGEARITPAFQLPVSHVIHTVGPFYDNENHPEVALRNAYRNCIKLAKESNIDYIAFPAISCGTYRYPLEEAATIAISTVMESDGDFKEVHFVLLEDDVFNAWLEKANGLL; translated from the exons ATGGCATCTAAGGGTGGACGCGATGATGGTATTAAGGTTTTCAAAATTTCTTCAACAAGTAGTCTGAAAATACAAAGAGGTGATATCACAATGTGGTCTGTTAATGGTACTTCGGATGCCATT GTAAATACAGCTAATGAAAAGATGCTTGGAGGTGGGGGTCTTGATGGAG TGATACATGGAGCTGCAGGACCTGAACTACGAGAAGCTTGTTATACTGTTCCAGAGGTTAGTCTTGGAATTCGCTGCCCAAAAGGAGAAGCTAGAATTACTCC AGCATTTCAGTTGCCCGTTTCGCATGTTATTCACACTGTTGGTCCTTTTTATGATAATGAAAATCACCCAGAAGTTGCTCTAAGAAATGCATACAG AAACTGCATCAAGCTTGCAAAAGAGAGCAACATAGATTATATTGCTTTTCCTGCCATATCTTGTGGTACTTACCG TTATCCATTAGAAGAAGCTGCTACAATTGCAATTTCTACTGTAATGGAATCAGATGGTGACTTCAAAGAG GTGCACTTTGTTCTGCTTGAAGATGATGTTTTCAATGCTTGGTTGGAGAAGGCGAACGGATTGCTTTAG